One Epinephelus lanceolatus isolate andai-2023 chromosome 10, ASM4190304v1, whole genome shotgun sequence genomic region harbors:
- the bola1 gene encoding bolA-like protein 1, with product MLPTVFRCVRPISTSLALSRPLAHFRPHMDPDPSRPVERSIRTKLTDKLKPDYLEVHNESHMHAVPPGSESHFRVLVVSSEFDGLPLIKRHRLVNEALKEELSTCVHALAIQAKTPEQWGSNPSLAKSPPCMGGSRGDHTMEAKLKAGRE from the coding sequence atgctgcCTACTGTCTTCCGCTGTGTTCGACCCATCTCCACCAGTCTTGCCTTAAGCCGGCCTCTGGCCCACTTCAGACCGCACATGGACCCAGACCCGAGCCGGCCCGTTGAGAGGTCCATCAGAACCAAACTGACCGACAAACTCAAGCCGGATTACTTGGAGGTCCACAATGAAAGCCACATGCACGCTGTGCCCCCTGGCTCCGAATCCCATTTCCGTGTCCTGGTTGTCAGCTCCGAGTTTGACGGACTGCCTTTGATAAAGCGCCACCGTCTGGTTAATGAGGCTTTGAAGGAGGAGTTGAGTACCTGCGTTCATGCACTGGCTATCCAGGCAAAGACTCCTGAGCAGTGGGGAAGTAACCCCTCCCTGGCTAAGAGTCCGCCTTGCATGGGGGGCTCGAGGGGAGATCACACGATGGAGGCGAAACTGAAGGCCGGGCGGGAGTGA